One Carassius carassius chromosome 28, fCarCar2.1, whole genome shotgun sequence genomic window carries:
- the LOC132108196 gene encoding gamma-sarcoglycan-like: MVREQYLTTTDESGALAPVTEYIYMIGIYGWRKRCLYLFVLLLLIILVVNFALTIWILRVMWFNTEGMGYLQVNEDGLRLEGESEFLFPVYAQEIDSREDSALLVHSSENVTLNARNASGDVTGSVSVGPSQAEGFGQYFNISSNHDENLFYADVNGAVVGKGKLRVTGPEGAIFEHSVRTPMVKAVLNKELKLESPTRSLSMDAPKGVHVKALAGNVDVTAHFDIQLHSTAGLLILDAESVRLPTLPVGEASDEFLGIYNTYYEVCVCPSGKLFISKAAVTSTCSESQDC; this comes from the exons ATGGTTCGTGAGCAGTACCTCACCACCACAGATGAGTCTGGGGCTCTGGCTCCAGTCACTGAGTACATCTACATGATCGGCATCTACGGCTGGAGGAAACGCTGCCTCTATCTGTTTGTTCTGCTTCTCCTCATCATTTTGGTGGTGAACTTTGCCCTCACAATCTGGATCCTGCGAGTCATGTGGTTCAATACG GAAGGCATGGGATACCTGCAGGTCAATGAAGATGGACTAAGACTGGAGGGAGAATCTGAATTCTTGTTCCCTGTCTATGCCCAGGAAATTGACTCCAGAGAG GATTCAGCTCTTCTGGTGCACTCCTCTGAAAACGTTACGCTTAATGCTCGTAATGCCAGTGGTGATGTAACAGGAAGTGTGTCTGTAG GTCCCAGTCAGGCCGAGGGTTTTGGCCAATACTTTAATATCAGCTCCAACCATGATGAAAATTTATTTTATGCGGATGTAAATGGAGCCGTTGTGGGAAAAGGAAAGCTCCGTGTAACAG GTCCAGAAGGTGCTATCTTTGAGCATTCTGTCAGGACTCCAATGGTCAAAGCAGTACTTAACAAAGAGCTAAA ACTGGAGTCTCCAACACGATCTCTCAGCATGGATGCCCCAAAAGGCGTTCACGTCAAAGCCTTGGCTGGAAATGTTGATGTGACAGCACACTTTGATATTCAGCTACACTCAACTGCAGGACTG TTGATTTTAGATGCTGAAAGTGTTCGTCTGCCGACGTTACCTGTGGGAGAAGCGTCAGATGAATTTCTTGGAATTTACAACACATAttatgaagtgtgtgtttgtcccAGCGGTAAGCTCTTCATCTCCAAAGCTGCCGTCACTTCGACCTGCAGCGAGAGCCAGGACTGCTGA